Proteins co-encoded in one Medicago truncatula cultivar Jemalong A17 chromosome 8, MtrunA17r5.0-ANR, whole genome shotgun sequence genomic window:
- the LOC11419898 gene encoding lysM domain receptor-like kinase 3: MILVGKPHLKLLQFVLFLFYLNFNRSSSNQMAPMNCTDTRRVCTSFLAYKPQQNQSLGVIQSMFDVLPSDITVEGNGWDYIFIRKNCSCASGIKKYVSNTTFTVKTNEGFVDDLVMDAYDGLILLPNTSRKARNGAVISLRLFCGCSSGLWNYLLSYVLRDGDSVESLASRFGVSMDSIEGVNGLDGPDNVTVGSLYYIPLDSVPGDPYPLKNASPPASVPTPSVDNISGDQDNHKYHVPYGWIIGGLGVGLILIILGIILCVCLRSSNCFSDSRSHEKDAEGKVSHKFQILRNPSFFCGSGRYICGKHVDQKQTDGDSSTHTITVPKASTLGPDVFDMDKPVVFAYEEIFSSTEGFSDSNLLGHGTYGSVYYCLLRDQEVAIKRMTATKTKEFTSEIKVLCKVHHANLVELIGYAASHDELFLVYEYAQKGSLRSHLHDPQNKGHSPLSWIMRVQIALDAARGLEYIHEHTKAHYVHRDIKTSNILLDASFKAKISDFGLAKLVGITNEGDVSTTKVVGTYGYLAPEYLSDGLATTKSDVYAFGVVLFETITGKEAIIRTEGMMTKNPERRSLASIMLAVLRNSPDSLSMSSMKDYIDPNMMNLYPHDCVFKMAMLAKQCVDDDPILRPDMKTVVISISQILLSSIEWEATLAGNSQVFSGLVQGR; the protein is encoded by the exons ATGATTCTCGTAGGAAAACCCCATTTGAAGTTGCTTCAATTTGTTCTGTTTCTGTTCTACCTTAATTTTAACAGAAGTAGTTCTAATCAGATGGCTCCAATGAACTGTACGGACACAAGACGAGTTTGCACATCTTTCTTGGCCTATAAGCCTCAACAGAATCAATCTTTGGGAGTGATTCAAAGCATGTTTGATGTGTTACCAAGTGATATCACAGTTGAAGGAAATGGTTGGGATTATATATTCATAAGGAAGAATTGTTCTTGTGCATCTGGGATCAAGAAATACGTGTCTAATACAACTTTTACTGTGAAAACCAATGAAGGGTTTGTGGATGATTTGGTTATGGATGCTTATGATGGGCTTATTTTGCTTCCAAATACTTCAAGGAAGGCAAGGAATGGTGCTGTTATATCATTGAGGTTGTTTTGTGGCTGTTCTAGTGGATTATGGAATTATTTGTTGAGTTATGTGTTGAGAGATGGGGATAGTGTTGAATCTTTGGCTAGTAGATTTGGGGTTAGTATGGATAGTATTGAGGGTGTGAATGGCCTTGATGGTCCTGATAATGTTACTGTCGGTTCACTTTATTATATTCCTCTTGATTCTG ttCCTGGTGATCCTTATCCTCTGAAGAATGCTTCTCCACCAGCTTCTGTTCCTACCCCTTCTGTCGATAATATTTCAG GTGATCAGGACAATCATAAATATCATGTACCCTATGGATGGATCATTGGAGGTTTAGGAGTTGGTCTTATTCTGATAATATTAGGCATAATTCTCTGTGTTTGCCTGAGATCATCAAATTGCTTTTCTGATTCTCGAAGTCATGAAAAAGATGCTGAGGGAAAGGTCTCTCATAAATTCCAAATTCTTCGGAATCCAAGTTTTTTTTGTGGTTCTGGACGGTACATATGCGGCAAACATGTTGACCAAAAGCAAACAGACGGCGACTCCAGCACTCACACGATTACTGTTCCCAAAGCTTCAA CACTAGGGCCAGACGTATTTGACATGGATAAGCCGGTAGTTTTTGCATATGAAGAGATTTTTTCCTCAACTGAAGGCTTCTCTGATTCAAATCTACTTGGACATGGAACATATGGATCTGTCTATTATTGCCTCCTTCGTGACCAG GAAGTCGCTATTAAAAGAATGACAgctacaaaaacaaaagagtTTACATCAGAGATTAAAGTTCTGTGCAAGGTTCATCATGCTAATCTG GTAGAATTGATTGGCTATGCAGCTAGTCACGATGAGCTTTTCCTAGTTTATGAATATGCTCAGAAGGGTTCACTCAGAAGCCATTTGCATGATCCTCAAAATAAGG GTCATTCACCACTTTCATGGATCATGAGGGTTCAGATTGCACTTGATGCTGCTAGGGGACTTGAATATATACATGAGCACACAAAAGCTCATTATGTCCACCGTGATATCAAGACAAGCAACATTTTACTTGATGCTTCTTTTAAAGCAAAG ATTTCTGATTTTGGGTTGGCGAAACTTGTCGGGATAACAAATGAGGGAGATGTTTCAACTACAAAAGTTGTTGGTACATATGGATATCTTGCTCCGGA ATACTTGAGTGACGGCCTTGCAACAACCAAAAGTGATGTCTATGCATTTGGTGTTGTCCTTTTTGAGACTATAACTGGAAAGGAGGCCATTATTCGAACAGAAGGCATGATGACAAAAAATCCTGAAAGACGATCACTCGCATCGATA ATGTTGGCAGTTCTTAGGAACTCACCTGATTCCTTGAGCATGTCAAGCATGAAAGATTACATTGATCCAAATATGATGAATCTATATCCCCATGATTGTGTATTTAAG ATGGCTATGCTGGCGAAGCAATGTGTGGACGACGATCCGATCTTACGACCTGATATGAAAACAGTAGTGATTTCCATCTCACAGATTCTTTTGTCTTCTATTGAGTGGGAAGCAACACTAGCTGGGAATAGCCAAGTATTTAGTGG